In Paenibacillus sp. FSL M7-0420, a single genomic region encodes these proteins:
- a CDS encoding YebC/PmpR family DNA-binding transcriptional regulator — protein MGRKWNNIKEKKASKDANTSKVYAKFGVEIYVAAKKGEPDPESNRALKVVLERAKTYNVPKAIIDRALEKAKGSGDETYVELRYEGFGPSGSMIVVDALTNNVNRTAPLVRSTFSKNGGNMGVSGSVTYMFDPTAVIGVEGKSADEVMELLIEADLDVRDVLEEDEAVIVYAEPDQFHAVQEAFRGAGITEFTVAELTLLPQNYVAIPEDAQAQFEKLIDALEELDDVQQVYHNVDSEE, from the coding sequence ATGGGTCGTAAATGGAATAATATTAAGGAAAAGAAAGCATCCAAGGATGCTAATACAAGTAAGGTCTATGCCAAGTTCGGGGTAGAAATCTATGTTGCAGCGAAGAAGGGCGAGCCTGATCCGGAATCCAACCGGGCGCTGAAGGTCGTTCTGGAGCGGGCCAAGACCTACAATGTACCGAAGGCGATTATTGACCGTGCCCTGGAGAAAGCCAAGGGCAGCGGCGATGAGACCTACGTTGAGCTGCGCTATGAAGGCTTCGGTCCAAGCGGCTCGATGATTGTAGTCGATGCACTGACGAATAACGTCAACCGCACGGCTCCGCTGGTCCGTTCAACGTTCAGCAAGAACGGCGGCAACATGGGCGTCAGCGGATCGGTTACGTATATGTTCGATCCGACAGCGGTAATCGGGGTGGAAGGCAAATCTGCGGATGAGGTGATGGAGCTGCTGATTGAAGCAGACCTGGATGTCCGCGATGTGCTGGAAGAGGACGAGGCGGTCATCGTGTATGCTGAGCCGGACCAGTTCCATGCGGTACAGGAAGCCTTCCGCGGCGCGGGGATCACGGAATTCACTGTAGCCGAGTTGACGCTGCTTCCGCAGAACTATGTAGCTATTCCTGAAGATGCGCAGGCACAGTTCGAGAAGCTGATCGATGCGCTTGAAGAATTGGACGATGTGCAGCAGGTCTACCACAACGTGGATTCGGAAGAATAG
- the lysS gene encoding lysine--tRNA ligase yields MHWAEKIANQLIAEHPQRQTYVCASGISPSGSVHIGNFREAVTTAFVAKALRRAGKKVRFIFSWDDFDRFRKVPAHIDPGFSQYIGLPYSQVPCPYGCHASYSAHFESEFEQALQVFGIEPEFIYQSREYQSGRYNPQILHALRRRGEIYDILISFKTGESSADERAAFYPIHLYCGQCGKDSTTILNFDDLEESVAYRCGCGHCDTVHIPQADNIKLHWKIDWPMRWQLEQVVFEPGGRDHSSETGSYNVAAVIAERIFGYSPPVYEPYEFISIKGSFAKMSSSSGHNYTPDDLLRVYAPENILFLFAKYQPNAAFHIGLDEDVLRNYAEFERYAAGARAGTLTGDLGGALELSLLSDSLVSAGSTISFGQVASLLPLINFDRDKLQEMFTRNGEEINELRLQKVADRAEYWIRNWMPHKLVTIQTSPNYAYYHSLTGVELRWLRSLCSLLRSRELDETQLMTEIYAICHHEDKKTMRTQQKRLFTIIYQLVLGAEQGPRLPWLIQAAGTEQMLNLLDL; encoded by the coding sequence ATGCATTGGGCAGAAAAAATTGCAAACCAGTTAATCGCGGAGCATCCGCAGCGGCAGACGTATGTATGTGCATCCGGGATCAGTCCGTCCGGATCAGTTCATATCGGGAATTTCCGCGAGGCGGTGACGACTGCATTTGTGGCGAAGGCGCTGCGGCGGGCGGGGAAGAAGGTGCGGTTTATTTTCTCGTGGGATGACTTTGACCGGTTCCGTAAAGTTCCGGCCCATATCGATCCCGGCTTCTCTCAGTATATTGGGCTTCCTTATTCGCAGGTGCCGTGTCCGTATGGCTGTCATGCTTCGTATTCGGCACATTTCGAGTCGGAATTCGAGCAGGCGCTCCAGGTATTCGGGATTGAGCCGGAGTTCATCTATCAGAGCCGGGAATACCAGTCAGGCCGTTATAATCCGCAAATTTTGCACGCCCTGCGCCGCCGGGGAGAGATCTACGATATCCTGATTTCGTTCAAGACAGGTGAGAGTTCGGCGGATGAGCGGGCGGCTTTTTATCCGATCCATTTATATTGCGGGCAGTGCGGAAAAGACTCGACTACGATTCTGAATTTCGACGATCTGGAGGAGAGTGTGGCCTACCGCTGCGGATGTGGTCATTGCGATACCGTACATATTCCTCAGGCGGACAACATCAAGCTGCACTGGAAAATCGACTGGCCGATGCGCTGGCAGCTGGAGCAGGTGGTGTTTGAGCCGGGCGGCCGGGACCATTCGTCGGAGACGGGGAGCTACAATGTGGCTGCGGTAATCGCAGAGCGGATCTTCGGGTATTCACCCCCGGTGTACGAGCCATATGAATTCATCAGCATCAAAGGCAGCTTCGCTAAAATGTCCAGCTCCTCCGGGCACAATTACACTCCAGATGATCTGCTCCGAGTCTATGCCCCTGAGAACATACTGTTCCTGTTCGCCAAATACCAGCCGAATGCCGCCTTCCATATCGGGCTGGATGAGGATGTGCTGCGCAATTATGCGGAGTTCGAGCGGTATGCTGCGGGAGCACGGGCAGGCACGTTAACGGGTGATCTTGGGGGTGCACTGGAGCTGTCTCTGCTAAGCGACTCCCTGGTGAGTGCTGGAAGCACCATTAGTTTCGGCCAGGTAGCCAGTCTGCTTCCCTTAATCAACTTCGACAGGGACAAGCTCCAGGAGATGTTCACTAGAAATGGTGAGGAGATTAATGAACTCCGGCTGCAGAAGGTGGCGGACCGTGCGGAGTACTGGATCAGGAACTGGATGCCGCATAAGCTGGTGACAATTCAGACCTCGCCCAACTATGCGTATTATCATTCCCTTACCGGAGTGGAGCTGAGATGGCTGCGAAGCCTGTGCAGTTTGCTGCGGAGCAGGGAGCTGGACGAGACGCAGCTCATGACGGAGATCTATGCCATCTGCCATCACGAAGATAAGAAAACGATGCGGACCCAGCAAAAAAGACTGTTCACCATCATCTATCAGTTAGTCCTTGGTGCGGAGCAAGGCCCGCGTCTGCCCTGGCTAATCCAGGCAGCTGGAACAGAGCAGATGCTGAATTTGCTGGATTTGTGA
- a CDS encoding alanyl-tRNA editing protein — MTKKLYYDSAYIKEWSTTVTAAIEREDGIYMTLAETAFYPLGGGQPCDTGTIGGIAVLDVVLEDQEVLHKVAQLPGQTEVECLIDWTRRFDHMQQHSGQHLLSAVFLKLYQAATVSFHLGSEYATIDLDLQELSAEQLAEAEQEVNRKIYQNLAITSYFVTAEEMAKLPLVKLPKVTEDIRIVEIEGVEHNACGGTHVASTGAIGMIKLLRSEKQKGHVRVTFLCGGRALAAFNDHVQIISQLSVKFNTGKEEIMDRIGKWEQEQKLLVTELAAVKEQNDSYLARDLLASMEEGSGVLTHISDDRPLKDLQSLAAKLTALTDLPVLLLSAAENKAVLANSGSADFSCGAFFKAHLGKYQGKGGGSDKLAQAGFPSWEDALAFYNFAKGQF; from the coding sequence ATGACCAAGAAGTTATATTATGATTCGGCTTATATAAAAGAATGGAGCACTACCGTTACTGCGGCGATAGAGCGTGAAGACGGGATATATATGACGCTGGCGGAGACAGCCTTCTACCCGCTCGGCGGCGGCCAGCCCTGTGATACGGGAACCATCGGAGGGATTGCTGTACTGGATGTGGTGCTGGAGGATCAGGAGGTGCTGCATAAGGTAGCGCAGCTTCCCGGACAGACTGAAGTTGAATGCTTAATCGACTGGACACGGAGATTCGACCATATGCAGCAGCATAGCGGCCAGCATCTGTTATCCGCCGTATTCCTGAAGTTATATCAGGCGGCGACCGTCAGCTTCCACCTGGGGAGTGAGTATGCCACGATTGATCTTGATCTGCAGGAACTGTCAGCGGAGCAGCTGGCGGAGGCTGAACAGGAGGTGAACCGCAAGATCTACCAGAATCTAGCGATTACCAGCTACTTTGTGACCGCAGAGGAAATGGCCAAGCTGCCGCTGGTGAAGCTTCCTAAGGTAACGGAGGACATCCGGATTGTCGAGATTGAAGGTGTGGAGCACAATGCCTGCGGGGGAACCCATGTCGCTTCGACCGGGGCGATTGGGATGATTAAGCTGCTGAGGTCCGAGAAGCAGAAGGGCCATGTGCGGGTTACCTTCCTGTGCGGGGGGCGGGCACTTGCCGCCTTCAACGATCATGTTCAGATCATCAGCCAGTTGTCCGTCAAGTTCAATACCGGCAAGGAAGAGATTATGGACCGGATCGGCAAATGGGAGCAGGAGCAGAAGCTGCTGGTAACGGAGCTGGCTGCCGTGAAGGAGCAGAATGACAGCTATCTGGCCCGGGACCTGCTCGCTTCTATGGAAGAGGGCAGCGGGGTGCTCACCCATATTTCGGATGATAGACCGCTTAAGGATCTGCAGAGTCTGGCTGCGAAGCTGACGGCGCTGACCGACCTTCCGGTGCTGCTGCTGAGTGCGGCGGAGAATAAGGCGGTGCTCGCGAATAGCGGATCTGCGGATTTCTCATGCGGTGCCTTCTTCAAGGCTCATCTGGGCAAATACCAGGGCAAGGGCGGGGGCAGCGACAAGCTGGCTCAGGCTGGATTCCCTTCCTGGGAAGACGCACTGGCATTTTACAATTTTGCTAAAGGGCAATTCTGA
- a CDS encoding aldo/keto reductase, with product MKYRELGNTGLSVSEVSFGTWAIGGDWGSSKDEDGLRGLQAAMEQGVNFFDTADVYGGGHAEELLAKATRGKQDEIHIATKFCRAGDIHDPENYSARRISEYCEQSLRRLEREAIDLYQIHCPPMEILRDGSVFAALDQLKAEGKIRHYGVSVETIQEGLLCLEYPGVAALQVIFNLFRQQPAQELLPQAAAKGAGILVRLPLASGLLTGKFTASSTFQENDHRRFNANGEQFNVGETFAGLPFVKGVELAQKLEWITEGRGNMARASMRWILDHPAVSCVIPGFKNEAQVNDNLATLDVPSFSPGDMERLAAFYQSEVVPHIRGEV from the coding sequence ATGAAATACCGCGAACTGGGAAACACAGGTCTGTCTGTCAGTGAGGTCAGCTTTGGCACTTGGGCGATTGGCGGGGATTGGGGCAGCAGCAAGGATGAAGACGGGCTGAGAGGCTTGCAGGCGGCGATGGAGCAGGGCGTGAATTTCTTCGATACGGCAGATGTCTATGGCGGAGGCCATGCGGAGGAGCTGCTCGCCAAGGCGACCCGGGGCAAGCAGGATGAGATACATATTGCCACGAAGTTCTGCCGCGCCGGTGATATCCATGACCCGGAGAATTACTCCGCACGCCGGATTAGCGAATACTGTGAGCAGAGCCTGCGGCGTTTGGAGCGGGAAGCGATTGATCTGTATCAGATCCATTGTCCGCCGATGGAGATTCTGCGTGATGGCAGTGTATTCGCGGCGCTGGACCAGTTGAAGGCTGAGGGTAAAATCCGTCACTACGGCGTCAGCGTAGAAACTATCCAGGAGGGCTTGCTCTGCCTGGAGTATCCGGGCGTAGCAGCACTCCAAGTGATCTTCAATCTGTTCCGCCAGCAACCTGCACAGGAGCTGTTGCCGCAGGCTGCGGCCAAGGGGGCAGGAATCCTGGTGCGCCTGCCGCTGGCCAGCGGTCTGCTGACCGGCAAGTTTACGGCATCCAGTACCTTCCAAGAGAACGACCACCGCAGGTTCAACGCGAACGGGGAGCAGTTCAATGTGGGCGAGACTTTTGCGGGGCTGCCTTTTGTTAAAGGAGTGGAGCTGGCGCAGAAGCTGGAGTGGATCACTGAAGGACGCGGCAATATGGCACGGGCCTCCATGCGCTGGATTCTGGACCATCCGGCAGTCAGCTGTGTGATTCCGGGCTTCAAGAATGAGGCTCAGGTGAATGATAATCTGGCCACGCTGGATGTACCTTCCTTCAGCCCAGGGGATATGGAGCGCCTGGCTGCCTTTTACCAGTCAGAAGTGGTTCCGCATATCCGTGGAGAGGTGTAG
- a CDS encoding GNAT family N-acetyltransferase, with translation MNGLIELTPDVYPAVYDFYKVKLHRLPALSVLLEHYPGRVFADHLEAPTLAVVWATGRWMYAAGDISTEINRLKMMGFLQTVVVPDCRQRQEKGFEIYAEDSDSWTELLTLEIDGLSVDRHMESVYEFNIERFIQLTNRCAAIPLEGDLSVAYEDIPVLTQPEHNRSARQDRFIGLTATGAVVKVRDEVVSICKNNGFSVNNRYFIDVDTHAESERGKGYATLAAASLISHYLDQGMLPLWETTHENTASHKLALRLGFEPVESYPVFAFVMEG, from the coding sequence ATGAATGGGCTCATTGAACTGACACCAGATGTCTATCCTGCGGTTTATGATTTCTACAAGGTGAAGCTGCACCGCCTTCCCGCCTTATCCGTCCTGCTGGAGCACTATCCCGGGCGGGTATTTGCTGATCATTTGGAAGCGCCGACACTGGCTGTGGTATGGGCTACGGGGAGATGGATGTATGCTGCCGGAGATATCAGTACTGAGATCAACCGGCTGAAGATGATGGGCTTTTTGCAGACGGTAGTCGTACCTGATTGCCGGCAGAGACAAGAGAAAGGGTTCGAGATCTATGCGGAAGATAGTGATTCATGGACGGAACTATTGACGCTTGAGATTGACGGCCTGAGCGTTGATAGACATATGGAGTCGGTCTATGAGTTCAATATCGAACGATTCATTCAGCTGACAAACAGGTGTGCTGCTATCCCCTTGGAGGGAGATCTATCTGTCGCCTACGAGGATATTCCTGTGCTCACCCAACCGGAGCATAACAGGTCTGCAAGACAGGACAGGTTCATTGGGCTGACAGCCACTGGTGCTGTAGTGAAGGTCAGGGATGAAGTGGTCTCCATTTGTAAAAATAACGGCTTCAGCGTGAATAACAGGTACTTCATTGATGTAGATACTCATGCAGAATCGGAGCGCGGTAAGGGCTATGCTACACTCGCCGCCGCATCGTTAATTAGTCACTATCTCGATCAGGGAATGCTTCCTTTATGGGAAACAACGCATGAGAATACGGCTTCACATAAGCTCGCGTTAAGGCTCGGTTTCGAGCCGGTGGAGAGTTATCCGGTATTTGCTTTTGTCATGGAAGGATAG
- a CDS encoding AAA family ATPase yields MKRLAILTVGKTHSGKTTFARELERCLPESAVIDRDDLAEFINTRYESLLPKQGTNTLKDALTRTLVDYAVHETEQHIIMCNNYFNREGRLRMLDWFHQKGLVSVLVYFNLPDELLYSRIASSERSTAILRKSKSFDVVLTRQIADVQKGQAEPPTERESEYLFVINDSEEVPGTIQKIVQIAGGKSI; encoded by the coding sequence ATGAAGAGGTTAGCAATCCTTACAGTCGGTAAAACGCATAGCGGGAAGACTACATTTGCCAGAGAATTAGAGCGGTGCTTACCTGAATCAGCCGTTATTGACCGGGATGATCTGGCTGAATTCATCAATACCCGGTACGAAAGTCTGCTGCCCAAGCAGGGGACGAATACGCTCAAGGACGCTCTGACCCGAACGTTAGTGGATTATGCCGTTCATGAGACGGAGCAGCACATTATCATGTGTAACAATTACTTCAATAGGGAAGGCCGACTGCGAATGCTGGATTGGTTTCACCAGAAGGGACTGGTTAGTGTGCTGGTATATTTCAATCTGCCCGATGAGCTGCTGTATTCGCGTATAGCGAGTAGTGAACGGAGCACAGCTATCCTTAGAAAATCAAAGAGCTTCGATGTAGTGCTGACCCGGCAAATCGCGGATGTACAGAAGGGGCAGGCTGAGCCGCCAACGGAGAGGGAGTCGGAGTATCTGTTTGTAATCAACGACAGCGAGGAAGTACCCGGCACGATTCAGAAGATCGTCCAGATCGCAGGCGGGAAGTCCATATGA
- a CDS encoding GNAT family N-acetyltransferase has protein sequence MEIKLIHKEEAWKLRHEVMWPEREPDYIKLADDDQGKHYGLYLEDRLVSVLSLFVNGTEAQFRKFATLELEQGQGYGSKLLKTVLVEAEQAGVRRIFCNARTYKAGFYKKFGMQRTDEVFSKGGKDYVVMEKFFGPAMDAKGELKG, from the coding sequence ATGGAGATCAAGCTTATACATAAGGAAGAAGCATGGAAGCTTAGGCATGAAGTGATGTGGCCTGAGCGTGAGCCGGATTACATTAAGCTTGCGGATGATGACCAGGGCAAGCATTACGGACTGTATCTTGAGGATCGTCTGGTATCGGTGTTATCCCTGTTCGTCAACGGCACAGAAGCACAATTCCGCAAGTTCGCCACCCTGGAGCTGGAGCAGGGCCAGGGCTACGGCAGCAAGCTGCTGAAGACGGTTCTTGTGGAAGCGGAGCAGGCGGGGGTGCGGCGGATTTTCTGTAATGCCAGAACCTACAAGGCAGGCTTCTATAAGAAATTCGGCATGCAGCGAACGGATGAAGTGTTCAGCAAAGGCGGCAAGGATTACGTGGTCATGGAGAAGTTCTTCGGACCTGCCATGGATGCGAAGGGGGAGCTTAAGGGATGA
- a CDS encoding GNAT family N-acetyltransferase produces the protein MMVVELRPVTAENWYDCTLLKLKPEQQSVFPAPVVNWIAEAKFVQEFELLAIYSGAVVVGFIVFCTTPDEEGNCWIPALMIDEHHQGQGYARQAMVKLIQHMRNEGCSRLMIGHRPDNRIAGMLYESLGFQKVSEELYDGEVVRCLELNQCI, from the coding sequence ATGATGGTTGTTGAACTAAGGCCTGTAACGGCCGAGAACTGGTATGATTGCACATTGCTGAAGTTGAAGCCAGAACAACAAAGCGTTTTTCCTGCTCCGGTGGTTAATTGGATTGCTGAGGCAAAATTTGTGCAGGAGTTTGAACTTCTGGCTATTTATTCAGGAGCTGTGGTGGTAGGATTTATTGTTTTTTGTACAACTCCCGATGAGGAAGGTAACTGCTGGATACCTGCCCTTATGATTGATGAACATCATCAAGGACAGGGGTATGCCAGACAAGCCATGGTGAAATTAATACAGCATATGCGAAATGAAGGGTGTAGCCGATTAATGATCGGGCATAGACCCGACAACCGGATTGCCGGAATGTTGTATGAATCGCTTGGATTCCAAAAGGTCAGTGAAGAGTTATACGACGGTGAGGTTGTACGTTGTCTGGAGCTTAATCAATGCATTTGA
- a CDS encoding TSUP family transporter produces the protein MEDWTLSMVLILVGCGFLAGLIDSVVGGGGLIAIPALLSAGIPLHLLLGSSKLAGSMCSLTSTASFVRSGKINFKLVRTLIPLSVIGAMAGTLTVRQVPSEFLKPLVIVMLIVITIYTLFKKAWGDVSTFSASNGKLRLAGSMAALIIGFYDGFFGPGTGSFLIFAFLMMGFEFVTAAGNAKILNFASNITSLLTFIALGSVSYTHGLILGIPMVIGAIVGSRMAIRKGAAYIRPLFVTVTVILIGKQIWDTMH, from the coding sequence ATGGAAGACTGGACACTCAGTATGGTTCTTATATTGGTGGGTTGCGGATTTCTGGCCGGATTAATTGATTCTGTAGTGGGCGGCGGCGGACTGATCGCGATTCCGGCCCTGTTGTCGGCGGGTATACCGCTACACCTGCTGCTTGGCAGCAGCAAATTGGCCGGATCGATGTGCTCGCTGACCAGCACCGCCTCGTTCGTGCGTTCCGGCAAAATCAATTTCAAGCTGGTCCGCACCCTCATCCCGTTATCCGTCATTGGCGCGATGGCCGGAACGCTGACTGTCCGTCAGGTGCCTTCCGAGTTCCTGAAGCCGCTGGTGATCGTGATGCTGATCGTCATTACGATCTATACCTTGTTCAAAAAAGCCTGGGGAGATGTCTCTACCTTCTCTGCCAGCAATGGTAAATTACGTCTGGCGGGAAGCATGGCAGCGCTCATAATCGGCTTCTACGACGGGTTCTTCGGCCCGGGAACGGGGTCGTTTCTGATTTTCGCTTTTCTGATGATGGGGTTTGAATTTGTTACCGCCGCAGGCAACGCCAAAATCCTGAATTTCGCCAGCAACATCACAAGCCTTCTTACATTCATTGCTCTGGGCTCTGTCAGTTACACCCACGGGCTGATTCTGGGGATTCCGATGGTGATCGGAGCCATTGTCGGCTCCCGGATGGCTATCCGCAAAGGAGCGGCGTATATCCGGCCGTTATTCGTTACAGTCACTGTCATATTGATCGGCAAGCAAATATGGGATACGATGCATTAA
- a CDS encoding 5-methyltetrahydropteroyltriglutamate--homocysteine S-methyltransferase, with amino-acid sequence MSSPVIGSTRNTPPFRYDIVGSFLRTEEIKNARSLHMEGELTAGQLVEIENIEIGKLLQQEKALGLKAVTDGEFRRSWWHLDFFLGIEGTGKITLGGTPGTSKEQTNRAESFRITGKIAFGDHPMVEEFRTLQQMAGETLAKMTIPSPSLFHFVQEYNGNEIYSDTETLYGDIIQVYRTAIQAFYDAGCRYLQLDDTTWGTLCSGRHRAHLRSRGVDPDQLAQDYVRLINESIAGRPADMTIALHVCRGNLRSTWFAAGGYGPVAEELFSNTNVDAFFLEYDNERSGDFEPLRFIRDQFVVLGLVTTKHGGLESKEQLIARIEEAAQYVDINKLCLSTQCGFASSEEGNILTEEEQWDKLRLVIETANEVWV; translated from the coding sequence ATGAGCAGTCCAGTGATCGGATCGACAAGAAACACACCGCCCTTCCGCTACGACATTGTCGGGAGCTTCCTGCGTACAGAGGAGATCAAGAATGCACGCAGCCTGCATATGGAAGGTGAACTAACCGCAGGACAGTTGGTGGAGATTGAGAATATAGAGATTGGCAAGCTGCTTCAACAGGAGAAGGCGCTTGGACTGAAGGCTGTGACCGATGGCGAATTCCGCCGCTCCTGGTGGCATCTGGACTTCTTCCTGGGGATTGAGGGTACTGGAAAGATCACTCTTGGCGGTACTCCCGGCACTTCCAAGGAGCAGACTAACCGGGCGGAGAGCTTCAGGATAACCGGTAAAATCGCCTTCGGAGACCATCCTATGGTCGAGGAATTCCGCACGTTGCAGCAGATGGCCGGAGAGACGCTGGCCAAAATGACGATTCCTTCACCCTCTTTGTTCCATTTCGTGCAGGAGTATAACGGAAACGAGATTTATTCCGATACTGAAACGCTGTATGGAGATATCATTCAGGTGTACCGGACGGCAATTCAGGCCTTCTATGATGCGGGTTGCCGCTACCTGCAGCTGGACGATACCACCTGGGGCACGCTGTGCAGCGGCAGACATCGTGCTCATCTGCGCAGCAGGGGCGTTGACCCGGATCAGCTTGCTCAAGACTACGTCCGGCTGATCAACGAGAGCATTGCCGGCCGCCCGGCGGACATGACTATTGCCCTGCATGTATGCCGGGGCAATCTCCGCTCCACCTGGTTCGCCGCCGGAGGGTACGGGCCGGTCGCCGAGGAGCTGTTCTCGAATACGAACGTGGACGCGTTCTTCCTCGAATACGACAATGAACGCTCCGGCGACTTCGAGCCGCTGCGCTTCATCCGGGACCAATTCGTTGTACTGGGACTGGTGACTACGAAGCATGGCGGCCTGGAGAGTAAGGAGCAGCTCATTGCGCGTATCGAAGAAGCTGCACAGTACGTAGACATCAACAAGCTGTGCCTAAGCACACAATGCGGCTTCGCCTCTTCGGAGGAAGGCAATATTTTGACGGAGGAAGAGCAGTGGGATAAGCTGCGGCTGGTGATTGAGACGGCGAATGAGGTTTGGGTGTAG
- a CDS encoding NUDIX hydrolase, translating to MGGFRLVSVVHVFMIKDGQVLLLRRANTGHHDGEYGLPAGKLDGGEPLHAAAIREVREECGAVIAPADLTLIGTMHLRTSGDERVDFFFKSDRWTGEIRNMEPDKCDEVCWFPVDTLPENIIPFVQEAWNTFRDGVWYAAHGWN from the coding sequence GTGGGGGGATTTCGACTGGTTAGTGTCGTCCATGTATTTATGATTAAGGACGGGCAAGTCCTGCTGCTCAGGCGCGCGAATACGGGACATCATGACGGGGAGTATGGCTTGCCTGCCGGGAAGCTGGATGGCGGCGAGCCGCTTCATGCCGCCGCCATCCGCGAGGTCCGGGAAGAATGCGGTGCGGTTATAGCTCCCGCCGATCTTACCCTGATCGGAACGATGCACCTGCGTACCTCCGGGGATGAGCGGGTGGATTTCTTTTTCAAGTCGGACCGGTGGACCGGAGAGATCCGCAACATGGAGCCGGACAAATGCGACGAAGTATGCTGGTTCCCGGTGGATACGCTGCCGGAGAATATCATCCCGTTCGTACAGGAGGCCTGGAATACATTCAGGGACGGCGTCTGGTATGCTGCTCACGGATGGAATTAG